In a single window of the Streptomyces sp. NBC_00353 genome:
- a CDS encoding COG4705 family protein, whose amino-acid sequence MTNETAAYPAHAGARQMLNKVPEVTVYFWVIKVLCTTVGETAADLLNDNLGLGLTNTSLVMAVLLIGTLWFQFRAKKYVPGLYWLAVVLISVVGTLVSDNLTDNFGVALETTTVVFAVLLVAVFAAWYGSERTLSIHSIHTVRREAFYWAAILFTFALGTSAGDLTAERMDLGYWVSAVVFAVLIAAVAAAHYGFGLAAVPAFWIAYILTRPLGASLGDYLSQARGDGGLGFGTVGTSAIFLVLILALVSYLTVTRRDAADTSVSLPEG is encoded by the coding sequence ATGACGAATGAAACAGCTGCGTATCCGGCACACGCCGGGGCGCGGCAGATGCTGAACAAGGTCCCCGAAGTCACGGTGTACTTCTGGGTGATCAAAGTGCTGTGCACGACGGTGGGCGAGACCGCGGCCGATCTCCTCAACGACAACCTCGGTCTGGGTCTGACGAACACCTCGCTGGTCATGGCCGTGCTGCTGATCGGAACGCTGTGGTTCCAGTTCCGGGCCAAGAAGTACGTGCCCGGGCTCTACTGGCTTGCCGTGGTGCTGATCAGCGTGGTCGGCACGCTCGTGAGCGACAACCTCACGGACAACTTCGGGGTGGCGCTGGAGACGACGACGGTCGTCTTCGCCGTTTTGCTCGTCGCGGTGTTCGCCGCCTGGTACGGGAGCGAGCGGACGCTCTCCATCCACTCCATTCACACGGTCCGCCGCGAGGCGTTCTACTGGGCGGCGATCCTCTTCACGTTCGCTCTCGGCACCTCGGCGGGCGACCTCACGGCCGAGCGGATGGACCTGGGCTACTGGGTGTCCGCGGTGGTGTTCGCGGTGCTCATCGCCGCCGTGGCCGCGGCCCACTACGGGTTCGGCCTCGCCGCCGTTCCGGCGTTCTGGATCGCGTACATCCTCACCCGCCCACTGGGCGCCTCGCTCGGCGACTACCTCTCCCAGGCGCGCGGTGACGGCGGCCTCGGCTTCGGTACGGTCGGCACCAGCGCGATCTTCCTCGTCCTGATCCTGGCCCTGGTCAGCTATCTGACGGTGACCCGGCGGGACGCGGCCGACACTTCTGTCAGCCTGCCGGAAGGCTGA
- a CDS encoding SpoIIE family protein phosphatase → MNARLALLDSVEQGVTEGEVLRLALQHAVAELDGLGGTVHLRGPMSALRLVSVAGLPPALVRPWEIIDQEDTSAPARAVRQGIGVWALHDPSASAPPTSATDWPGTGLAAVPVFGAERPVGALTVVTGASGEPTRKHWDFLTAVASWAKERMIQAPPPVRPAPEEPSGNFLRQALKAVQVGTWDWDIRTGALSWDDAAMAIYGTEPADFTPHVESWMKVVHPDDVPWALAAVEKAIRTRGVFQAEYRVRRPDGSYGWTQARARVVLDDAGEPYRMIGTAWDSNESRSARDALSHALRHMSDGFLSADDDWRITFVNLEAESMLGSSEEELFGRVLWELPAVQQVADMEARCRRAAATATPTGFDMQIPDTGRCYHLRLVPVPDGVTLYFTDVTEMRRHEAERIAAERASAERASRITELTAALATATTSRDVVDAVAQRVLPPFRATGLLVQAVEGNRVRNVGAVGYPSAFLESVDGRSRIAKDPVWDAISTQGPLFLSSAQEYAARYPTMADHPRDVGKQSWAFLPLTASGHTFGVCVIVFDQPRRLADEERTLLTAISALVAHALERARLYDAEHTRSRELQRALLPRTLPDLPSCTTAARYLPAGHGMDVGGDWYDVIPLSAGRVALVIGDVMGHGLSEAAMMGRLRTAVHTLADLELPPDEIMSHLNDIVSGLGEDSYATCLYALYDSTTRTCSITRAGHPPPAVVHPDGTVHFPHPVPDPPLGVAEPPFETMELTLPPGSLLVLYTDGLIESSEREIDQGMTELAQLLRTGESEDLDRLCETLIAGLLPAGQHTSDDAALLVARVHALSSDRMASWPLPEDPQAAGLARRHVREQLATWGLDDMATTTELLVSELVGNVVRHGRGPLRLRLLLDADLVCEVSDGSLTMPRVRHASETDEGGRGLQLVAALSQRWGARYTAAGKCIWTAQAMHGSDIPAPLLPEAGTHATTPPESPLDAEHA, encoded by the coding sequence ATGAATGCTCGGTTGGCCCTGCTTGACAGTGTGGAACAGGGCGTCACGGAGGGCGAGGTGCTGCGGCTCGCGCTTCAGCACGCCGTCGCCGAGCTGGACGGCCTGGGCGGGACGGTGCACCTGCGTGGTCCCATGTCGGCGCTGCGTCTGGTGTCAGTGGCTGGACTGCCCCCGGCCCTCGTCCGACCGTGGGAGATCATCGACCAGGAGGACACCTCGGCCCCGGCCCGCGCCGTGCGCCAGGGCATCGGTGTGTGGGCGCTCCACGACCCCTCGGCCTCCGCCCCGCCCACGTCGGCCACCGACTGGCCCGGTACAGGCCTGGCAGCCGTACCGGTGTTCGGCGCGGAGCGCCCGGTCGGCGCGCTCACCGTGGTGACAGGCGCCTCGGGAGAGCCCACGAGGAAGCATTGGGATTTCCTCACAGCGGTGGCCTCCTGGGCGAAGGAGCGGATGATCCAGGCCCCGCCCCCCGTTCGCCCTGCCCCGGAGGAGCCGAGCGGCAACTTCCTGCGGCAGGCGCTCAAGGCCGTCCAGGTAGGCACCTGGGACTGGGACATCCGCACCGGCGCACTGTCCTGGGACGATGCGGCCATGGCCATCTACGGCACCGAGCCTGCCGACTTCACGCCCCACGTCGAGAGCTGGATGAAGGTGGTCCACCCCGACGACGTGCCGTGGGCGCTCGCCGCCGTCGAGAAGGCCATTCGCACCCGCGGTGTATTCCAGGCCGAATACCGAGTACGACGCCCCGACGGCAGTTACGGCTGGACCCAGGCGCGCGCAAGGGTGGTGCTCGACGACGCGGGCGAGCCCTACCGGATGATCGGGACGGCGTGGGACAGCAACGAGTCCCGGTCCGCCCGTGACGCGCTCAGCCACGCCTTGCGCCATATGAGCGACGGCTTCCTGTCGGCGGACGACGACTGGCGGATCACCTTCGTCAACCTGGAGGCGGAAAGCATGCTGGGCTCCTCCGAGGAGGAGCTGTTCGGCCGCGTGCTGTGGGAACTGCCCGCCGTGCAGCAGGTCGCCGACATGGAGGCCCGGTGCCGCCGGGCCGCCGCCACGGCCACGCCCACAGGCTTCGACATGCAGATTCCGGATACCGGACGCTGCTACCACCTGCGGCTCGTCCCGGTGCCCGATGGGGTCACCCTGTACTTCACCGACGTCACCGAGATGCGCAGGCACGAGGCCGAGCGGATCGCCGCCGAGAGGGCCTCCGCCGAGCGCGCCTCCCGGATCACCGAGCTGACCGCAGCACTCGCCACGGCGACGACCTCACGGGACGTGGTGGACGCGGTGGCCCAGCGGGTGCTGCCGCCGTTCCGCGCCACCGGGCTGCTCGTGCAGGCCGTCGAGGGCAACCGGGTCCGCAACGTCGGAGCCGTCGGCTACCCCAGCGCATTCCTCGAAAGCGTCGACGGCCGTTCGCGAATCGCGAAAGATCCCGTCTGGGACGCGATCTCCACCCAGGGGCCGCTGTTCCTCTCCTCGGCCCAGGAGTACGCGGCGCGCTATCCCACCATGGCCGACCACCCGCGGGACGTCGGCAAGCAGTCCTGGGCGTTCCTGCCGCTGACCGCCTCCGGGCACACCTTCGGCGTCTGCGTGATCGTGTTCGACCAGCCGCGCCGCCTGGCCGACGAAGAGCGCACCCTGCTGACCGCCATCAGCGCGCTGGTCGCGCACGCCCTGGAACGTGCGCGGCTCTACGACGCCGAGCACACCCGGTCCAGGGAGCTGCAGCGCGCGCTGCTCCCCCGGACACTGCCCGACCTGCCGTCGTGCACCACCGCCGCCCGCTACCTGCCCGCCGGACACGGCATGGACGTCGGCGGCGACTGGTACGACGTCATCCCGCTCTCCGCCGGACGGGTCGCGCTCGTCATCGGCGACGTCATGGGCCACGGCCTCTCCGAGGCCGCCATGATGGGACGGCTGCGCACGGCCGTTCACACCCTGGCCGACCTCGAACTGCCTCCCGACGAGATCATGAGCCACCTCAACGACATCGTCAGCGGCCTCGGGGAGGACTCGTACGCCACCTGCCTGTACGCCCTGTACGACTCCACCACCCGGACGTGCTCCATCACCCGCGCCGGCCACCCACCACCGGCGGTGGTCCACCCCGACGGCACCGTCCACTTCCCGCATCCGGTCCCGGATCCACCTCTGGGGGTGGCAGAGCCGCCGTTCGAGACGATGGAGCTGACGCTGCCCCCGGGAAGCCTCCTCGTGCTGTACACCGACGGTCTCATCGAATCGTCCGAGCGCGAGATCGACCAGGGCATGACCGAGCTGGCCCAGCTCCTGCGCACCGGGGAGAGCGAAGACCTGGACCGGCTCTGCGAAACCCTTATCGCCGGCCTGCTCCCCGCCGGACAGCACACCAGCGACGACGCCGCCCTCCTGGTCGCCCGTGTGCACGCGCTCAGCTCCGACCGGATGGCCTCCTGGCCACTCCCGGAGGACCCCCAGGCAGCGGGACTGGCCCGCAGGCACGTCCGGGAGCAGCTGGCCACGTGGGGGCTGGACGACATGGCGACGACCACGGAGCTGCTCGTCAGCGAGCTGGTCGGGAACGTCGTACGACATGGGAGGGGACCGCTGCGACTGCGGCTGCTACTCGACGCCGACCTGGTCTGCGAGGTCTCCGACGGCAGTCTCACCATGCCCAGGGTGCGCCACGCGTCCGAGACGGACGAGGGTGGCCGTGGACTGCAGCTCGTCGCCGCGCTCTCCCAGCGGTGGGGCGCGCGCTACACCGCTGCCGGCAAGTGCATCTGGACCGCACAGGCGATGCACGGATCCGACATCCCGGCTCCGCTCCTGCCGGAAGCCGGCACGCACGCCACCACGCCTCCCGAATCACCGCTTGACGCCGAGCACGCCTGA
- a CDS encoding glycoside hydrolase family 15 protein, whose protein sequence is MAFENAGYGQGAGCGRYLPIAEHGLIGDLRTVALVGTDGTIDWYCCPQFDAPSVFGSILDADRGGSFQLAADVPARTRQFYFPDTNVLITRFFAADGVGEIQDFMPIGDESGEAHRHRLIRRLLCVRGSLPFTARVAPRFGYGTEPHSARLEGDSAHFESENLSLALTATVPLECDGTDAWSHFKLLEGESAVFALDRVGAEVVPRGCARREAEDEFQATVRYWRRWLSASRYHGRWREMVHRSALTLKLLVYAPTGAIVAAPTTSLPEEIGCERNWDYRYTWVRDAAFCIYAMLRLGFTSEAEAFMGFLSSCIMCEDEATGPLQIMYGIDGRRELPERELSHFEGYMGSSPVRVGNGAATQLQLDIYGALIDSIYLYDKWGHPISSHRWDEVGAVVDWVCNHWDQPDEGVWETRGGRRDFLYSRLMCWVAIERAMRMATRRGLPADLVRWGRSRDAIYRQIMSRGWSDEVGAFVQQLDGDVLDAAVLMMPLVKFVSPVDPKWLATLDTLGANLVTDSLVHRYDVGASPDGLLGTEGTFSICSFWYIEALTRAGRLEDARLAFEKMLTYSNHLGLYAEEIGPTGEQLGNFPQAFTHLSLISAAFNLDRALG, encoded by the coding sequence ATGGCGTTCGAGAATGCCGGATACGGGCAGGGAGCGGGCTGCGGACGCTATCTGCCGATCGCTGAACACGGCCTGATTGGCGACCTTCGTACCGTCGCGCTCGTGGGCACCGACGGCACGATCGACTGGTACTGCTGCCCGCAGTTCGACGCGCCCAGCGTGTTCGGCTCCATCCTGGACGCGGACCGGGGTGGATCGTTCCAGCTGGCCGCCGACGTACCTGCGCGGACCCGTCAGTTCTATTTTCCCGACACCAATGTGCTGATCACGCGATTCTTCGCCGCGGACGGGGTGGGCGAGATCCAGGACTTCATGCCCATCGGTGACGAATCGGGCGAGGCTCACCGGCACCGGCTGATCAGACGCCTGCTGTGCGTCCGGGGCTCGCTTCCGTTCACCGCGCGGGTGGCTCCCCGCTTCGGTTACGGGACCGAGCCGCACAGTGCGCGCCTGGAGGGCGACAGTGCGCACTTCGAATCCGAGAACCTGTCCTTGGCTCTGACGGCCACCGTCCCGCTCGAATGCGACGGCACGGATGCCTGGTCGCACTTCAAGTTGCTGGAGGGTGAGTCCGCGGTCTTCGCCCTCGACCGGGTCGGGGCAGAGGTCGTTCCGCGCGGGTGTGCCAGGCGTGAGGCGGAGGACGAGTTCCAGGCCACGGTCCGCTACTGGCGGCGGTGGCTGAGCGCCTCCCGTTACCACGGACGGTGGCGGGAGATGGTGCACCGCTCCGCGCTGACGCTGAAGCTGCTCGTGTACGCGCCGACCGGCGCGATCGTGGCTGCGCCGACGACGAGCCTGCCCGAAGAGATCGGATGCGAGCGGAACTGGGACTACCGGTACACGTGGGTCAGGGACGCCGCCTTCTGCATCTACGCCATGCTCAGGCTGGGCTTCACATCGGAGGCCGAAGCGTTCATGGGCTTCCTGTCCTCCTGCATCATGTGCGAGGACGAAGCCACCGGGCCGCTGCAGATCATGTACGGCATCGACGGACGCCGCGAGCTGCCCGAGCGCGAACTGTCGCATTTCGAGGGGTACATGGGGTCGTCTCCGGTGCGGGTGGGAAATGGCGCCGCGACCCAGCTCCAGCTGGACATCTACGGAGCGCTCATCGACTCCATCTACCTGTACGACAAGTGGGGGCACCCCATCAGCAGCCACCGCTGGGACGAGGTCGGCGCCGTGGTGGACTGGGTCTGCAACCACTGGGACCAGCCGGACGAAGGCGTCTGGGAGACCCGCGGGGGACGACGGGACTTCCTGTACTCGCGTCTGATGTGCTGGGTGGCGATCGAGCGGGCCATGCGTATGGCGACCCGGCGTGGCCTGCCTGCCGACCTTGTCCGGTGGGGGCGGAGCCGTGACGCGATCTACCGGCAGATCATGAGCCGGGGCTGGTCGGACGAGGTCGGCGCCTTCGTCCAACAACTGGACGGCGACGTCCTGGATGCCGCGGTGCTGATGATGCCCTTGGTCAAGTTCGTCTCACCTGTCGACCCGAAGTGGCTCGCGACGCTGGACACTCTGGGTGCGAACCTGGTCACCGACTCGCTTGTCCACCGCTACGACGTGGGAGCCAGCCCGGACGGCCTCCTGGGCACGGAGGGCACTTTTTCGATCTGCTCGTTCTGGTACATCGAAGCCCTCACCCGAGCCGGCCGCCTGGAAGATGCCCGCCTGGCCTTCGAGAAAATGCTCACCTACTCCAACCATCTCGGCCTGTACGCAGAGGAGATCGGACCGACGGGAGAACAACTCGGCAACTTCCCGCAGGCCTTCACCCACCTTTCCCTCATCAGTGCTGCATTCAACCTCGACCGTGCGCTCGGCTGA
- a CDS encoding NAD(+)/NADH kinase: protein MPLNRLGLVVHQGRPAAVAAARTARLWCAARGIACTDIDVWREGEPRHGGQEEAEAAGHPGSIITFGGDGTFLRGARIAAKDGASVLGVNVGRVGFLTEITTDQVEEALDVLHRDQAVIEERMVLTLRASRPLQTPVGLDTVLCYGRGPALPAPTLRPAGPQPVGWGVALDVTAVNDVVLEKLARDRQASVAVYLAGQLLASYSADAVIMATPTGSTAYNFAAGGPVLDPAADAIVFTPVAPHMAFGRTVIAAADEAIAVRVLPHSGRVAVSIDGQTRGVLDPGDWVAVYRAPYRLRLARLAPLEFYHRLRERFQLADAPAAAIDQTPLFHRPDSPPPDDLAHLRLPTPPVA from the coding sequence ATGCCTCTTAATCGGCTGGGTCTGGTCGTCCACCAAGGCAGGCCCGCCGCCGTCGCGGCGGCGCGGACTGCCCGCCTGTGGTGTGCCGCTCGCGGCATCGCCTGCACCGACATCGACGTGTGGCGGGAGGGGGAACCGCGGCACGGAGGCCAGGAAGAGGCCGAGGCGGCGGGCCATCCTGGGTCGATCATCACGTTCGGTGGTGACGGTACGTTTCTGCGTGGCGCACGGATCGCTGCCAAGGACGGGGCGTCGGTGCTGGGCGTGAACGTGGGCCGGGTCGGCTTCCTGACCGAGATCACCACCGACCAGGTGGAGGAGGCTCTGGACGTTCTCCACCGGGATCAGGCGGTGATCGAGGAGCGCATGGTGCTCACGCTGCGCGCGTCGCGCCCGCTTCAGACGCCCGTCGGCCTGGACACGGTGCTGTGTTACGGGCGCGGCCCCGCGCTGCCTGCGCCGACGCTGCGCCCCGCTGGGCCGCAGCCGGTCGGCTGGGGTGTCGCCCTGGACGTCACCGCCGTGAACGACGTGGTCCTGGAAAAGCTCGCCCGGGACCGGCAGGCGAGCGTGGCCGTCTACCTGGCCGGGCAGCTGCTCGCCTCCTACTCGGCCGACGCGGTGATCATGGCAACCCCCACCGGCTCGACCGCCTACAACTTTGCCGCGGGAGGGCCGGTACTGGACCCTGCCGCCGACGCCATCGTTTTCACCCCGGTCGCTCCGCACATGGCCTTCGGCCGTACCGTGATAGCCGCCGCCGACGAGGCGATCGCGGTACGTGTGCTGCCGCATTCCGGCCGGGTGGCCGTGAGCATCGACGGGCAGACGCGCGGAGTGCTGGACCCCGGGGACTGGGTCGCGGTCTACCGGGCACCGTACCGGCTGCGCCTGGCCCGTCTGGCGCCGCTGGAGTTCTACCACCGGCTGCGCGAGCGCTTCCAGCTGGCCGACGCCCCGGCGGCCGCCATCGACCAGACCCCGCTTTTCCACCGGCCCGACAGCCCACCGCCCGACGATCTGGCCCACCTGCGCCTGCCCACGCCGCCCGTCGCGTGA
- the nhaA gene encoding Na+/H+ antiporter NhaA yields MTHAPSSPPPFQEQSTRDPGTRTPLRAFLATESGSAAVLLAATVAALVWANVAPEGYASFWETHLSVTLGSSGVSLDLREWVNSGLMTFFFFVIGLEARREFDMGELRERHRVMLPLAAGLAGMIVPVGVYLAFNAGGASAHGWGAAMSTDTAFALGMLAILGRRFPVALRTFILTVTVVDDLLALVVIAFVYSERITVPAVLAAVALFGVILLLRAAGVRHGLTYLLMGAATWVALLKSGVDPVVVGLAMGLLTYAYPAARSDLERASDLFISFREQPTPELERSARQGLASAVSLNERLQQIYHPWTSYVIVPLFALANAGITIDAGLLSRAATSPVTLGILFGYLVGKPVGITAASWLLARLSGSRLRPPVGWGALAGGGTIAGVGFTVALLISTLAFEGDRLEEAKLGILSAVICSFLATCAVATAIRLLSPQRRARALLGTAERVIDLAVPVDPARDHVRGPMNAPVTLVEYADFECPFCGQAEPVVRDLLADFGDLRYVWRHLPLTDVHPNAQLAAEAAEAAAEQGAFWQMHERLLEHQGALRAPDLKRYADELGLDAERFHRSLRTHAGAGRVAEDRESADLSGVSGTPTFFINGLQHRGAYDIDALSAAVRTARARAGLTR; encoded by the coding sequence GTGACACACGCCCCCTCCTCCCCGCCTCCCTTCCAGGAGCAGAGCACACGTGACCCGGGGACCCGGACACCGCTGCGCGCGTTCCTCGCGACCGAGTCCGGCAGCGCGGCGGTGCTGCTGGCCGCCACGGTGGCGGCGCTGGTGTGGGCGAACGTGGCTCCCGAGGGGTACGCATCCTTCTGGGAGACGCATCTGTCGGTGACCCTGGGATCGTCAGGGGTGTCGCTGGACCTGCGCGAGTGGGTGAACAGCGGCCTGATGACGTTCTTCTTCTTCGTCATCGGGCTGGAGGCGCGCCGGGAGTTCGACATGGGCGAGCTACGGGAGCGGCACAGGGTCATGCTGCCCCTGGCCGCAGGGCTCGCCGGAATGATCGTTCCCGTCGGCGTCTACCTCGCGTTCAACGCGGGCGGTGCCTCGGCCCACGGATGGGGTGCGGCCATGTCCACGGACACCGCATTCGCCCTGGGCATGCTGGCGATCCTGGGACGACGGTTCCCCGTCGCGCTGCGCACGTTCATCCTCACGGTGACCGTGGTCGACGACCTGCTGGCCCTGGTGGTCATCGCCTTCGTCTACAGCGAGCGCATCACCGTGCCCGCCGTCCTCGCGGCCGTGGCTCTGTTCGGCGTGATCCTGCTGCTCAGGGCGGCGGGCGTGCGCCACGGATTGACGTACCTGCTGATGGGGGCCGCGACCTGGGTCGCCCTGCTCAAGTCAGGTGTCGATCCGGTGGTCGTGGGCCTGGCCATGGGGCTGCTGACCTATGCCTACCCGGCGGCGCGCAGCGACCTGGAACGCGCGAGCGATCTGTTCATCTCATTCCGGGAGCAGCCCACACCTGAGCTGGAGCGTTCGGCACGCCAGGGGCTGGCGTCGGCGGTGTCGCTCAACGAGCGGCTGCAACAGATTTACCACCCGTGGACGAGTTATGTGATCGTGCCGCTCTTCGCCCTCGCCAATGCCGGCATCACCATCGACGCAGGACTGCTGTCGCGGGCGGCAACGTCCCCGGTCACTCTGGGTATCCTGTTCGGCTATCTGGTCGGCAAGCCGGTGGGTATCACCGCTGCGTCCTGGCTGCTTGCCCGGTTGAGCGGCAGTCGGCTGAGACCTCCGGTCGGTTGGGGCGCCCTGGCCGGGGGCGGCACGATCGCCGGGGTCGGGTTCACCGTGGCCCTGCTGATCTCCACACTCGCCTTCGAAGGAGACCGGCTCGAAGAGGCGAAGCTGGGCATCCTGAGCGCGGTGATCTGCTCCTTCCTCGCAACCTGCGCGGTGGCGACGGCGATCAGGCTCCTGTCGCCGCAGCGGCGGGCACGGGCACTCCTCGGCACTGCCGAGAGGGTGATCGATCTCGCGGTCCCGGTCGACCCCGCTCGTGACCACGTCCGGGGCCCGATGAACGCCCCGGTGACACTGGTCGAGTACGCCGATTTCGAATGCCCTTTCTGCGGCCAGGCCGAACCCGTGGTCCGCGACCTTCTCGCCGACTTCGGTGATCTGCGATACGTATGGCGGCATCTGCCGCTCACCGACGTCCATCCCAACGCGCAACTCGCCGCCGAGGCGGCCGAGGCCGCGGCGGAGCAGGGAGCCTTCTGGCAGATGCACGAACGCCTCCTGGAGCACCAAGGCGCGCTCCGGGCGCCCGACCTGAAGCGCTACGCGGACGAACTGGGCCTGGACGCCGAGCGCTTCCATCGCAGTCTGCGCACCCACGCGGGGGCCGGCCGGGTCGCCGAGGACAGGGAGTCGGCCGATCTGAGCGGGGTGTCAGGAACGCCCACCTTCTTCATCAACGGTCTGCAGCACCGCGGCGCCTACGACATCGACGCATTGTCCGCCGCAGTGCGGACAGCCCGTGCGCGCGCGGGACTGACGCGGTAG
- a CDS encoding ArsR/SmtB family transcription factor: MPVPLYQAKAEFFRMLGHPVRIRVLELLQDGPMPVRDLLAAIEVEPSALSQQLAVLRRSGIVTSAREGSTVVYELASGDVAELMRTARRILTEMLAGQNELLAELRGAEVSTR, from the coding sequence GTGCCGGTTCCGCTCTATCAGGCCAAGGCCGAGTTCTTCCGGATGCTCGGGCACCCGGTCCGCATACGCGTACTGGAGCTACTGCAGGACGGGCCGATGCCGGTGCGCGACCTGCTCGCGGCAATCGAGGTGGAGCCCTCCGCACTGTCCCAGCAACTGGCCGTGCTGCGCCGCTCGGGCATCGTAACCTCGGCCCGAGAGGGCTCGACCGTGGTGTACGAGCTGGCCAGCGGGGATGTCGCGGAGTTGATGCGGACCGCACGGCGGATCCTGACGGAGATGCTGGCCGGGCAGAACGAACTCCTGGCCGAATTGCGGGGAGCCGAGGTCTCGACACGGTGA
- a CDS encoding SulP family inorganic anion transporter, with protein sequence MGRNPRRDLLAGLTVAIVALPLALGFGVSSGLGAEAGLATAVVAGALAALFGGSNLQVSGPTGAMTVVLVPIVAQYGPGGVLTVGLMAGALLMALALLKAGRYMRYIPAPVVEGFTLGIACVIGLQQVPNALGVAKPKGDKVLVVTWRAVEEFVRTPNWTAIALTLAVAAVMLLGARWRPTIPFSIVGVVAATLAAQLFHLDAAPPIGDLPSGLPAPSLAFLDLSALGSLLAPAVAVAALAALESLLSATVADGMTVGQRHDPDKELFGQGIANLAAPLFGGVPATAAIARTAVNVRTGAGSRLAALTHAAVLAVIVFAAAPLVSKIPLAALAGVLLATAIRMVEVGALRAMVRATRSDAIVLVLTAVATLALDLVYAVIIGLVVAGALALRAVALQARLDQVDFTADLPGEHSEEEHALLAEHIVAYRIDGPLFFAGAHRFLLELSEVADVRVVILRMSRVTTMDATGALVLKDAVQKLNRRGIAVMTSGVRPGQRRALESVGALDLLRLEGREYATTPEAIAGARAHLHQAGLLPGVPVTEGASR encoded by the coding sequence ATGGGCCGCAACCCGCGCCGCGATCTGCTCGCCGGCCTCACCGTCGCGATCGTCGCACTGCCGCTCGCGCTCGGCTTCGGCGTCTCCTCCGGGCTCGGCGCCGAGGCCGGGCTCGCCACCGCCGTGGTCGCCGGCGCGCTCGCCGCACTGTTCGGCGGCTCCAACCTCCAGGTCTCCGGGCCGACCGGGGCGATGACGGTCGTCCTCGTACCGATCGTCGCCCAGTACGGTCCGGGCGGGGTGCTGACCGTCGGGCTGATGGCCGGTGCCCTGCTGATGGCGCTCGCCCTGCTGAAGGCCGGCCGGTACATGCGCTACATCCCGGCCCCGGTGGTGGAGGGCTTCACCCTCGGCATCGCCTGCGTCATCGGTCTCCAGCAGGTCCCCAACGCGCTCGGGGTGGCCAAGCCCAAGGGCGACAAGGTCCTGGTGGTGACCTGGCGGGCCGTCGAGGAGTTCGTACGCACCCCGAACTGGACCGCGATCGCCCTGACCCTCGCCGTGGCGGCCGTGATGCTGCTCGGCGCCCGGTGGCGCCCTACCATCCCGTTCTCGATCGTCGGGGTCGTCGCCGCAACGCTCGCCGCCCAGCTCTTCCACCTGGACGCGGCCCCCCCGATCGGCGACCTGCCGTCCGGGCTGCCCGCGCCGTCGCTGGCCTTCCTCGACCTGTCCGCACTGGGTTCGCTGCTCGCCCCGGCTGTCGCGGTTGCCGCGCTGGCCGCGTTGGAGTCGCTGCTGTCGGCGACCGTCGCGGACGGGATGACGGTGGGGCAGAGGCACGACCCGGACAAGGAACTGTTCGGGCAGGGCATCGCGAACCTGGCCGCCCCTTTGTTCGGCGGTGTCCCCGCCACCGCGGCGATCGCCCGTACCGCCGTCAACGTCCGCACCGGCGCGGGGTCCCGTCTCGCCGCCCTCACCCACGCCGCCGTCCTCGCGGTCATCGTCTTCGCTGCTGCCCCGCTCGTCTCCAAGATCCCTCTGGCTGCGCTGGCGGGGGTGCTGTTGGCGACCGCAATCCGGATGGTGGAGGTCGGTGCGCTGCGGGCGATGGTCCGCGCGACCCGCTCGGACGCGATCGTCCTGGTGCTGACCGCCGTCGCCACGCTTGCGCTCGACCTCGTCTACGCAGTCATCATCGGCCTGGTGGTGGCCGGTGCCCTGGCGCTGCGGGCAGTTGCCCTCCAGGCGCGGCTGGACCAGGTCGACTTCACAGCCGATCTGCCCGGTGAGCACAGTGAGGAGGAGCACGCCCTGCTGGCGGAGCACATCGTGGCGTACCGGATCGACGGGCCGTTGTTCTTCGCCGGTGCTCACCGCTTCCTCTTGGAGCTCTCCGAGGTCGCTGACGTCCGTGTGGTGATCCTGCGGATGTCGCGGGTCACCACGATGGATGCCACCGGCGCCCTGGTCCTCAAGGACGCCGTGCAGAAGCTGAACCGGCGCGGCATTGCCGTGATGACCTCCGGGGTACGCCCCGGCCAGCGGCGTGCCCTCGAATCGGTCGGTGCGCTGGACCTGCTCCGGTTGGAGGGACGGGAGTACGCCACCACTCCGGAGGCCATCGCCGGGGCCCGCGCCCACCTGCACCAGGCAGGACTCCTGCCCGGTGTCCCTGTCACCGAAGGGGCTTCCCGATGA
- a CDS encoding pyridoxamine 5'-phosphate oxidase family protein has protein sequence MTTPVSRRMVEVPGSEALWLLEGGAQGHVGYVRREIPVVRPPVHILEYGCLIVRTPAQTTTLACRPSLSHRADEIKTAGGIGWTVTATGPAEIITDPDEAGHYRRILPGWAHGPRDTLVRIRPQMVTGFRLAHAEAVR, from the coding sequence ATGACCACCCCCGTCTCCCGCCGCATGGTCGAGGTGCCCGGTAGCGAGGCGTTGTGGCTGCTCGAAGGCGGCGCCCAGGGGCACGTGGGGTACGTCCGGCGCGAGATCCCCGTCGTCCGCCCGCCCGTCCACATCCTTGAGTACGGGTGTCTGATCGTCCGTACGCCCGCGCAGACCACCACCCTGGCCTGCCGGCCGTCGCTCAGCCATCGCGCGGACGAGATCAAGACGGCGGGCGGGATCGGCTGGACCGTGACCGCCACGGGACCGGCCGAGATCATCACCGATCCGGACGAGGCCGGCCACTACCGCCGCATCCTGCCCGGCTGGGCGCACGGCCCGCGCGACACCCTGGTGCGGATCCGCCCGCAGATGGTGACCGGGTTCCGCCTGGCCCACGCCGAGGCCGTCCGATGA